The proteins below come from a single Bombyx mori chromosome 19, ASM3026992v2 genomic window:
- the LOC110386458 gene encoding uncharacterized protein LOC110386458: protein MATDWFRNLKVVDGIRLDNYFLYKHDLYRAVYIHRKYLKYYKDIGRKSKKKEKLDKSERQNANPKKNETVIHDSILEQTVRFAKSLVPAAIPPSRDKSPVYYTIKASKGHRKKSKPENNDLREKDKMTKKKEGKKVKERKTKDSFNANEFLTPSESNTLDDLQLNQSMTCTDSETFDAKYKKDKENTTVHSKIKNINSVSVQKIRNVDGDTEIKALVMNESDINTLAESIQEPILNALKGCLGDIKALACKDNMKSLQTHLLCNTQKLDNILVTLACIEKKLDAHIEKTTVRNVVKSSRLEELSKDVIKEELSSEEELLEVNRDNSDVVEFIYNDNVIKGNLGCGEVQDKKMSASVGVKTDRPNRIPARFCWTDTVTKN from the exons ATGGCAACAG ACTGGTTCCGGAATCTCAAAGTAGTAGACGGAATAAGATTGGAcaactattttctttataaGCACGATTTGTACAGAGCTGTGTACATACacagaaaatatttgaaatactaCAAAGATATTGGTAGAAAATCTAAGAAAAAGGAGAAGCTTGATAAGTCGGAACGACAAAACGCAAATCCAAAAAAGAACGAAACTGTAATTCACGATTCGATCTTGGAACAAACAGTCAGATTTGCCAAGAGTCTTGTCCCAGCAGCCATACCCCCAAGTAGAGATAAATCTCCAGTATACTACACCATAAAAGCATCTAAGGGACACAGAAAGAAAAGCAAACCTGAAAACAACGATTTACGCGAAAAAGATaaaatgacaaagaaaaaagaaggaaaaaaggttaaagaaagaaaaactaAAGATAGTTTTAACGCTAATGAGTTTTTAACTCCATCTGAAAGTAATACATTAGATGACCTACAATTAAATCAATCAATGACTTGCACAGACTCTGAAACATTTGAtgcaaaatacaaaaaagacAAAGAGAATACAACAGttcattctaaaattaaaaatattaattccgTTTCTGTTCAGAAAATCAGAAACGTTGATGGCGATACAGAAATAAAAGCTCTCGTCATGAATGAGAGCGATATAAATACTTTAGCGGAAAGTATCCAAGAGCCAATTTTAAACGCTTTGAAAGGTTGTTTGGGCGATATTAAAGCCTTGGCTTGTAAAGATAATATGAAATCATTGCAAACACATTTGTTGTGTAATACGCAAAAACTTGACAACATACTCGTAACTCTAGCGTGTATAGAAAAAAAGCTAGACGCACACATCGAAAAGACGACGGTGAGAAATGTCGTGAAATCATCTAGGCTAGAAGAACTCAGCAAAGACGTTATAAAAGAAGAATTAAGTTCAGAAGAAGAATTACTTGAAGTGAATAGAGACAACAGTGATGTTGTTGagtttatttataatgataatGTGATTAAAGGTAATTTAGGATGTGGAGAGGTACAAGACAAGAAAATGTCCGCATCGGTTGGTGTTAAAACTGATCGTCCTAACAGAATTCCGGCTAGATTTTGTTGGACTGACACTGTAACGAAAAATTAG